One genomic segment of Aythya fuligula isolate bAytFul2 chromosome 5, bAytFul2.pri, whole genome shotgun sequence includes these proteins:
- the TMED8 gene encoding protein TMED8 isoform X2, producing the protein MTNYHIHQGGGDIVMIQSDHTGAVDILSAELETADLLGEQRKAQPPPLAPPTTWTMGKMKEFKTKMGKEKNARMVVKRGEVVTVRVPTHPDGKRLCWEFATDDYDIGFGVYFDWTTVTSTAITVQVSESSDEEDEEEEEEIEGLAPVGDVERGSKSYLRNRYGEIMPVYRRDSHREVQAGSHDYPGEGIYLLKFDNSYSLLRNKTLFFHVYYTS; encoded by the exons ATGACCAACTACCACATACACCAAGGAGGAGGGGATATCGTCATGATTCAGTCGGATCACACTGGTGCTGTGGATATCCTTTCAGCTGAGCTGGAGACTGCAGACCTCCTtggggagcagaggaaag CTCAGCCTCCCCCTCTGGCTCCACCCACTACGTGGACCATGGGGAAGATGAAGGAATTCAAAACCAAgatgggaaaggagaagaatgCTAGGATGGTGGTGAAGCGAGGCGAGGTGGTGACGGTCCGTGTGCCAACCCATCCTGATGGGAAACGTCTGTGCTGGGAGTTTGCTACAGATGACTACGACATTGGATTTGGAGTCTATTTTGACTGGACCACTGTTACTAGCACTGCCATTACTGTTCAGGTCAGCGAATCCAGTgatgaggaggatgaagaggaggaagaagaaatcgAAG GACTCGCCCCTGTTGGAGATGTGGAGAGGGGCTCCAAGAGCTACCTGCGGAACCGCTACGGAGAGATCATGCCTGTGTACCGAAGGGACAGCCACCGGGaggtgcaggcaggcagccacGACTACCCAGGCGAGGGCATCTACCTGCTGAAATTTGATAACTCCTACTCTCTCCTCCGCAATAAGACTCTCTTCTTTCATGTCTATTACACTAGCTga
- the GSTZ1 gene encoding maleylacetoacetate isomerase isoform X1, translating into MSSAAAKPILYGYFRSSCSWRVRIALALKGIAYDQVPVNLLKDGGQQLSAEFKAVNPMQQVPALKIDGITLSQSLAIIHYLEDTRPNPRLLPQDPKKRAQVRMISDHIASGIQPLQNLSVLKQMGERKTEWAQKCIASGFQALEQVLQQTAGRYCVGDEVSMADLCLVPQVANAERFSVDLGPYPTITRINKALLELEAFKVSHPSRQPDTPAELRA; encoded by the exons ATGAGCTCGGCCGCAGCCAAG CCGATACTTTATGGCTATTTCCGAAGCTCCTGTTCATGGAGGGTGAGAATTG CACTGGCTCTGAAAGGGATTGCCTATGACCAGGTGCCAGTGAACCTCCTGAAGGATGGGGGGCAGCAG ctttctgctgaaTTTAAAGCAGTGAATCCAATGCAGCAAGTCCCAGCCTTGAAAATTGATGGCATCACCCTTTCTCAGTCG CTAGCTATAATTCATTATTTAGAAGACACGCGTCCTAACCCCAGACTCCTGCCCCAAGATCCAAAGAAGAGAGCCCAAGTCAGAATGATCTCGGATCACATTGCCTCTGGCATTCAGCCACTCCAG AACTTGAGCGTCCTGAAACaaatgggggagagaaaaacagaatgggCTCAGAAGTGCATTGCGTCTGGCTTCCAAG cactggaacaggttctgCAACAGACTGCTGGACGCTACTGTGTGGGCGATGAG GTTTCCATGGCTGATCTGTGCTTGGTGCCTCAAGTTGCCAATGCTGAAAG ATTCAGTGTGGATCTGGGTCCATATCCCACAATAACTAGAATAAACAAAGCCCTCCTGGAGCTAGAGGCATTCAAAGTAAGCCACCCATCCCGGCAACCAGACACTCCTGCAGAGTTGCGAGCTTGA
- the GSTZ1 gene encoding maleylacetoacetate isomerase isoform X2, giving the protein MASEKPILYGYFRSSCSWRVRIALALKGIAYDQVPVNLLKDGGQQLSAEFKAVNPMQQVPALKIDGITLSQSLAIIHYLEDTRPNPRLLPQDPKKRAQVRMISDHIASGIQPLQNLSVLKQMGERKTEWAQKCIASGFQALEQVLQQTAGRYCVGDEVSMADLCLVPQVANAERFSVDLGPYPTITRINKALLELEAFKVSHPSRQPDTPAELRA; this is encoded by the exons ATGGCATCGGAAAAG CCGATACTTTATGGCTATTTCCGAAGCTCCTGTTCATGGAGGGTGAGAATTG CACTGGCTCTGAAAGGGATTGCCTATGACCAGGTGCCAGTGAACCTCCTGAAGGATGGGGGGCAGCAG ctttctgctgaaTTTAAAGCAGTGAATCCAATGCAGCAAGTCCCAGCCTTGAAAATTGATGGCATCACCCTTTCTCAGTCG CTAGCTATAATTCATTATTTAGAAGACACGCGTCCTAACCCCAGACTCCTGCCCCAAGATCCAAAGAAGAGAGCCCAAGTCAGAATGATCTCGGATCACATTGCCTCTGGCATTCAGCCACTCCAG AACTTGAGCGTCCTGAAACaaatgggggagagaaaaacagaatgggCTCAGAAGTGCATTGCGTCTGGCTTCCAAG cactggaacaggttctgCAACAGACTGCTGGACGCTACTGTGTGGGCGATGAG GTTTCCATGGCTGATCTGTGCTTGGTGCCTCAAGTTGCCAATGCTGAAAG ATTCAGTGTGGATCTGGGTCCATATCCCACAATAACTAGAATAAACAAAGCCCTCCTGGAGCTAGAGGCATTCAAAGTAAGCCACCCATCCCGGCAACCAGACACTCCTGCAGAGTTGCGAGCTTGA
- the GSTZ1 gene encoding maleylacetoacetate isomerase isoform X3 yields the protein MQQVPALKIDGITLSQSLAIIHYLEDTRPNPRLLPQDPKKRAQVRMISDHIASGIQPLQNLSVLKQMGERKTEWAQKCIASGFQALEQVLQQTAGRYCVGDEVSMADLCLVPQVANAERFSVDLGPYPTITRINKALLELEAFKVSHPSRQPDTPAELRA from the exons ATGCAGCAAGTCCCAGCCTTGAAAATTGATGGCATCACCCTTTCTCAGTCG CTAGCTATAATTCATTATTTAGAAGACACGCGTCCTAACCCCAGACTCCTGCCCCAAGATCCAAAGAAGAGAGCCCAAGTCAGAATGATCTCGGATCACATTGCCTCTGGCATTCAGCCACTCCAG AACTTGAGCGTCCTGAAACaaatgggggagagaaaaacagaatgggCTCAGAAGTGCATTGCGTCTGGCTTCCAAG cactggaacaggttctgCAACAGACTGCTGGACGCTACTGTGTGGGCGATGAG GTTTCCATGGCTGATCTGTGCTTGGTGCCTCAAGTTGCCAATGCTGAAAG ATTCAGTGTGGATCTGGGTCCATATCCCACAATAACTAGAATAAACAAAGCCCTCCTGGAGCTAGAGGCATTCAAAGTAAGCCACCCATCCCGGCAACCAGACACTCCTGCAGAGTTGCGAGCTTGA
- the TMED8 gene encoding protein TMED8 isoform X1 encodes MAAAPPAAPQGPRFEPAGGLSGASGNEDAAPQTEPAEQPGEPSEPSASQCGSQIRSPVSVGVTEDSKEEGSTSKDQEAAELEEKLPDQTEPTKEEAVVRMTNYHIHQGGGDIVMIQSDHTGAVDILSAELETADLLGEQRKAQPPPLAPPTTWTMGKMKEFKTKMGKEKNARMVVKRGEVVTVRVPTHPDGKRLCWEFATDDYDIGFGVYFDWTTVTSTAITVQVSESSDEEDEEEEEEIEGLAPVGDVERGSKSYLRNRYGEIMPVYRRDSHREVQAGSHDYPGEGIYLLKFDNSYSLLRNKTLFFHVYYTS; translated from the exons ATGGCGGCCgcgccgcccgcagccccccagggaCCCCGGTTCGAGCCCGCGGGCGGCCTCAGCGGCGCCTCAG GAAACGAGGATGCAGCCCCACAGACGGAGCCTGCGGAGCAGCCGGGGGAGCCCTCGGAGCCCAGCGCCTCGCAGTGCGG GTCGCAGATTAGGTCGCCTGTGAGTGTGGGAGTGACAGAGGATTCGAAGGAAGAAGGTAGCACTTCGAAGGACCAGGAAGCAGCTGAACTAGAAGAGAAGCTGCCTGACCAAACCGAGCCCACCAAAGAG GAAGCTGTTGTTCGAATGACCAACTACCACATACACCAAGGAGGAGGGGATATCGTCATGATTCAGTCGGATCACACTGGTGCTGTGGATATCCTTTCAGCTGAGCTGGAGACTGCAGACCTCCTtggggagcagaggaaag CTCAGCCTCCCCCTCTGGCTCCACCCACTACGTGGACCATGGGGAAGATGAAGGAATTCAAAACCAAgatgggaaaggagaagaatgCTAGGATGGTGGTGAAGCGAGGCGAGGTGGTGACGGTCCGTGTGCCAACCCATCCTGATGGGAAACGTCTGTGCTGGGAGTTTGCTACAGATGACTACGACATTGGATTTGGAGTCTATTTTGACTGGACCACTGTTACTAGCACTGCCATTACTGTTCAGGTCAGCGAATCCAGTgatgaggaggatgaagaggaggaagaagaaatcgAAG GACTCGCCCCTGTTGGAGATGTGGAGAGGGGCTCCAAGAGCTACCTGCGGAACCGCTACGGAGAGATCATGCCTGTGTACCGAAGGGACAGCCACCGGGaggtgcaggcaggcagccacGACTACCCAGGCGAGGGCATCTACCTGCTGAAATTTGATAACTCCTACTCTCTCCTCCGCAATAAGACTCTCTTCTTTCATGTCTATTACACTAGCTga